In the genome of Magnolia sinica isolate HGM2019 chromosome 2, MsV1, whole genome shotgun sequence, one region contains:
- the LOC131236029 gene encoding cyclin-dependent kinase inhibitor 1-like, producing the protein MGKYMKKCKGIGEVAVMEVSSVGVRTRARALALATATKRRRPVSGEFRTRRLLERASQLRRSSNSGRIPADRCPSPDRVAVSRCSSNGSSELVNEWFRSSDPEGFGNATDFDSRERETTPSNLRSESDDLESTARLSETNSRRKSSAEKIPSEAEIEAFFSAAEKTELKRFAERYNYDVLKDVPLEGRYEWVKLK; encoded by the exons ATGGGAAAATACATGAAGAAATGCAAGGGAATTGGAGAGGTTGCGGTCATGGAGGTCTCTTCCGTCGGCGTACGGACGCGCGCTCGAGCCCTCGCCCTCGCTACTGCCACGAAGCGGCGAAGACCCGTTTCCGGTGAATTCCGTACACGAAGACTGCTGGAACGCGCGTCCCAATTGCGGAGGTCGTCGAATTCCGGCAGGATTCCTGCCGATCGGTGCCCTAGCCCTGACCGTGTCGCTGTATCTCGGTGCTCCAGCAACGGATCGAGCGAGCTCGTGAACGAGTGGTTTAGATCTTCAGATCCAGAG GGTTTTGGAAACGCGACGGATTTCGACAGCAGAGagag AGAGACTACTCCTAGTAATCTTCGATCCGAATCTGACGATCTGGAATCAACGGCGAGGCTATCTGAGACGAATTCCCGCCGAAAATCGTCGGCTGAGAAGATTCCGTCAGAAGCGGAGATCGAGGCGTTCTTCTCGGCCGCGGAGAAAACCGAGCTGAAGCGATTTGCAGAAAG GTATAATTATGATGTGTTGAAGGATGTTCCGTTGGAGGGACGATACGAGTGGGTCAAATTGAAATGA